The Juglans regia cultivar Chandler chromosome 1, Walnut 2.0, whole genome shotgun sequence nucleotide sequence GAACTCCATCAGTATcactatatatttcatttttaaaatgaaaccGCCAGGAAGCCAATGCAACTGCCAAATAGAACTTTTAAAAAAGCATGAGTTTCAGTAGTACAGCCACACACATCATTGGAGCTGAAAGATAAACACTATTGGGTGCACACCTGATCCTATCCTTAAAACAGATGTCTCCATAATCACCAACCCATGCCTAGCTAATAATGTTGCCGCAACTTCAGTAAAATATTCTGCCGTACTATCATTAGTCAATGCTTTTGTCAAGCAGTTCCACTAGATCAGAGTCATAGACAATCATTAAAATGAACACCCGATAGATACAGCTTACTACTTTCAATCAGACTCATCATAGCTAAAGTTTCACAGATACAGATGGATATCACAACTACGAGATTATAAAGCTGAATATAGCAGGGTATGTTGGTATCTGCTTTTAGATGGGCACAAGGATAAATATCAATCCTGAAATTGAGATAACATGAGAGCTCCTGCTACATTCCAGCATAATCAGTTTGGTTTCAGAAGATagactcttttttattttttatgtttcagAAGATCAACACAATTCCAGTAAAGTTAAAAGAACCACAAAAGATCAGACTACACAGCTGAGAAATATCATGTAAACAAATTCAACACTGATACAACAACTAGAGGCTTGGAGCAACAAGGTTTTCAGTTGACCGAAATGTGaactggaaaagaaaaaagaaaacggcAATCCGGATATATAGGTTCATGGGTGCACAAGATATTAAGCTTGGGAAATTTGGAGTCGTGGACGTGGCAAATCTAGATGTGTAGAAGATCTCCACTCTAAGTAGAAGCGTCAAGGTAGGCCATCAGAATGTCAAACCCTGGTTCAACAGGTCTTCTGGTTTAGGCAGTAGGCTTCATCAAAAGAGGCAGTGGGCTGGCTTCAGGCTTCATAGATCTCAGCTGTTTCGTTGGGAAGGGAAAGGCAACAAAGGGAAAACAAGAACATCAGAATTCTACACAGGGAGATTGGACAGGTTATGATATCAAACTGTCATTAATATGCGACTGGGCTAATGTTAGAGGAAATAGCCGGTTATATCAACAGACAAGGAAAAGGATGAATGAAAACCAGACACTACCTGCAGGCACCAACCAACAAACACTAGTAACCATAGTTTCTCCGACGAGAAACAGGGGTCTGGCCTGACAACCTGGTAACAAAGGTAATATCAGACTCTAGGAGCTTCAGAAAGGACAATCGAAAACAATGACCATACAAATCAACACTAGAAACTTCCAGCACACGTACAAAAGAGTCTTAAACAGACATTCATTTTGCATTATAGGACATGTAAAAAGAAACTTTATGGATCCATATTCAGAAAGGTTAAAGAAAACGGAGGATTTATACTGGCTGCCAACCTCAAGCATTCTTTCCACTGCAATTGGAACAGAACTGATTAGCCAATAACCACTCGTAGAAAtgtacaaaaaaacaaaaagaagccACAGGCCAAGTATATAGATGAATAATGAAGGAAGAAAATTATTACCCAGAGCTACCAGTACGCCCTGAAGAATAACTGCCATAAGCTCCATAAGCACTGCCACTACCTCCAATCTACAAATCATGCAAAATGTATCcctcaaacaaaaagaatagATACGAAAGCAACGGCAACTGATTCACATGtttattcacaaaaataaaactgattAACATATTTCAATGCATTGAATTGACTACTCGCTAACAAATAAAGTACGAGATTTAGACTAGCAGGGCAACAGAATGAAGACCACCCCTCGACTGGATGGGATTGCTTTGTTCGCAGCAAGACAAAaggctgtgtgtgtgtgtgtgtgttatacagaatatggaaaaataaccAGGATAAGGATTTTAGTACTAGCATCTTGCTcggaataaatttaaaagtcaGTATACATCTATATGACCGGTTAAGAAAATACCTGAGAGCCACCATAACCTCCATAACTGTCAGCAGCTGCCAAGTCACCTGAGCCACCATAACCACCAGAATAAGAATGTCCTCGTCCATGTCTTTTACTATCTCTATTCTCATAATTTATACCATCGGAACCTTCTGCTGACACAGGCAGATAAGGCAGAACAGGAAGGAATGCAGACACTGCACCCTCTCTATCAAAAACATTAGCTCTCAATCGTGTAACTACTTGTATAAGAGCATCCTTGGCAATATCTAGGTCTCCAGAAATCTGTTTATCAACATTAAGTAGCATCCATTAGGTAAATCAAACCATTTCTCTGTATTAAGAAATGCATTGATGCTTATATGGGGGCTCCCACCCATTTTTTATGACAATAATTAGGAAAAGATACATTTCCAAAAACCCACACTGATGCCTTACCTGCACCATCTCATCATCTTCAGATGCAACCTTGGGAAGGTTTTCCTTTGAGAGTATGCGAATATTAGCTTTGGTAAGTCTCCTCATCTCTGTTACAATAGATCCTCCTTTACCAATAAGGCAGCCAATTCGTGACGTCGGGACAAGTAAGCGGGTTGTGAATGAGACAGCTCCTGAATCTCTTTCAACTTTCTCGCTGCACCTGGGTTGCAAGCGCACAGCTGCTTGTATGGTGGGAGAATACGTTTCTTCGAAGAACTGAAATGGCAGTCTAGAAATCCTTAGACCGCTGCCATGTTATACTTAAATTCATGTGCCCACAAAACATATACAAACATAGAGAAAAATTTACCTCCTTTGCTGAGATAGTTATTAAGCAGTCATCTCCTTCAGCAGTGGAACTATCAACTTTAATTACTGCCCCAGACTCCTGTCTGATCTGATTGATTATGACACCACCCTTGCCAATCACACCTCCAATGTTGCCAGTGGGACAAACTAGACGAAGAGAAAATTCTTTTGAAGATGCTTCATCCCTTGGAGCCGAGTATAAGGAGCGCGACCAGTCTCCAGTATCACCCTTGTATCCTCCATAAGGACCCATCAGCGGCGCTATGCCCACAATTGGAGCACCAGCACTTGGACCCATTAACGAACCACCAGATGCATACACATTGGACATAGCAGAAGTAAGCAAGTGCTGAGATCGTGATGGATTATCATGCAGGCGAGATGCGATTTGATGCAGAGCCTTCTTCACAACAGGGGCTTCCCCAGATATCTACAACACATAACAAACATATGAATAAGCACTCCATATTATAAGGTTCTCTCCCCTACTCTATAACAATTACCTATATTAAGCCAATAAAAACTATCTaaataataaacattaaaaaaaaaaactcagcgTATTATTTCAAGCCTCTAGCATATATATTCTACAAGGAGAATGAATGCAAACAATTTACTAAGAAATACTAACAACCCCAGCATCAGTAAAACGGGTAGACATCTCTCCACAATATAAAAGATACATTTTCTTCAgtcaaaaatttataatttcccaCAACAAAACCTAAAACAGGTCCAAAAGAAGACGGCGACAAAAGcatataaattctattttaGTGTGTAAATCCAAGCAAGATAATAGACGTTTCAGCAAAATCTGACCAGATTACCTGAACGAGCTCATCAGAGCTCAAGGCACAAGGAGGCAAATGTTCATCCTTAAGAATGCGAATTTGGGCTCCAGTCTCACCACGAATATTCTGAACAATCTGTCCGCCTTTTCCAATGACACAGCCAATCTGATCAGATGGAACAAGAAGCCGAGCAGTAACTTGGTGACCTCCATCAGAGTCCTCATCATCATGCAAATCTTCAGCAACAACTCTATCATGTACCTTGAAAAGAGCTTCCTGTGCCGGACAAACATGATTACCACTGTCTTCAAAGGCATTAGTCTCCTCACTGGAGCTGTAGATAGTAACAACACGCTCATCACATCCCGGCACTGTCTCGCCAATCCTAATCTTCGATTTAGTGTCTGCCCTCAACTGCTTGACAATTTCTCCTCCCCTACCAATAACACTTCCAATCTTTCTTACAGGGCACAAGTACCGGTAAACAGTATCTTCTGAATCAATAACAAATTGATCTCTATCATCACCAGGATTCCTCCTTTTACTCCCTCCGTTGTCTGAATAGTCAGACTGAGAATGGGTTCTCTTGCCATAAGTGTTCCTCTGACCAGCCATTAGAAGAACTGAATTGATATTCTGTTACTAATCAAGCACAAATTGATAAGAAAAGATCccactcatttttttaaaaatagctACACACAGCCATAGGGATTGGCCAAATTTAGTTCAACCGACAACTCAACTGGTATAGACACTCTTTTACAggataagaaatttttttttataagtaaacgattatattaataagaataggcatagcccaagtacacaaggatAAGAACACAAGGATAAGAAACTTGTATGACCATTACACAATAAAGACGTTATATTTAAAAGTGCTTGGGGGATAttgcagtgttttttttttttttttttttatgaagtagGAATCCATATATTGCAAATCTCATATTCCCACACCAGTAGACgtcttcaaataaaatttgaagatggtTAACTGGTCCAGAATATGAagccaaaatcaaattgaaccccaaataaataaactgaACTCCCTGAACCATCAGTTACACAATCAAAATAGTCAGACCAGTGCATTCCATATTATCTAGCTAACACACTTACGAGAAATTCATTCGTTCGCCCCTAAACTAATAAGTTCCACCTAAACTATACAGAACAAACTCTTCCAATTTATGGGGGCAATAACATTATTGAAAGTAAACCTTGAACTCCAAAATAGCATTGCCCACAAATTTCAATAACACCGGGAACCAAACCCCAACTGTAATCGAACCAGGGTGGCCGTTTACTCCTTGCCACCGCTTCCTGACCCACAGAACCTAAAACGCAAGCTTTTTACACAGTCAATGTGAAATTCAATGCCCCTCAGCTAACGCACCTAAATTCATCCCACACATTCCTATGCATGTCGCACaataccatcatttttcaagatcataaaccggaaactttttttttttttttaagagattgtATTAACaagaataggcataacccaagtaggGTATACAAGAGGTAACACCTAGTTAGGAGGCCAAATAGTCATTTCAACGAAAAGCTCCATAACAaatgttgttattatttaaaataactcCTAAAACTACCAGAGAATTGGACCAGCGGTATAACAAAAACCATAAATCTTAGGGAGAAAAAGCAAAATTCCCCCGGGAAGTTGTCCTATAAATATTTTCCGTCGAGACAAACaggaaataattacagaacGTAACGTCGAGTTCAAGGTCAGCTCAGTTAAACTACAACTGTTAATACAAAAAGGCCACGGATACGAACGAATAGAGGCTAATTAAAGCGTAGATCCGATAAATCAAAAGCCCCTTAAAACCTTAATTCCccaccaaaaatttgaaaaaaaacacaagaattTGCTGAGGATATAGAGAAGATCGTGGTAGAAGGAAAAGTGGTGGAGGTAGAGGAAAAAACAGGGGATATACCTTGATCTAATGAATGGGTAAATATTTGGTGGGAACAAAATCTGTGCGGGTGACGAGTGTCTGATGAGAGTTCGCGTGAAGAGAAATCTGGCTACGTTCTCTGCGTTATTGATTTCTAGGGTTTTGACCAGACCTGCTTTTATTGAGAAATTATTACAGGGGAATATTTCCTCCCCATATCTTTTtacattttcaatatttctcattttttccgGTTTTTCagaagaaatgaaataattttttatgaattaaataaaatattatttttaatattattattatttaaaatttttaaaaaataaattatttattatattttacttaaaaatttaaaaaattataataataagatgagataaaatgaattgagaatatttttatattcaaacgaCACCTAATCTTTTCACCTTCatccttttaaatataaagGGTGATTCCTCGATTAATTCAgggataaaattaaaaactttgaaaacctcTTATATAATcacatcttattattataaatttttataattttcatataaaataaaataaataatttaacttttttaaatcttaaaataaaaataatattaaaaaatatattctaataatattttatttaattttttaattttaatcacaaCTCATCTTACTTAATCtatctctaaaaacaaatttGTCTTTTGGGAAGCCAGTCTTACCCCCTGAAAGTCTACAAGCATAATTGATGACAATACCATCAAAATTAAgactaattaataataaactcaacaCATGGGTAAAAAATTTCGACATCAATTATAatacaaatttaattatattttaatttttatataatagtactaaaattaatatgaaACTCTAATTCATTATTTGTCATGTTTATTTAACACCCGACTTTAAAGGTCCATTAAAATTTGACCTTAGCTTCTTAATTTTCGTTAGTGTAAgatgatgattatatatatatatatatttatttatttattttccttttgaaaattttgagggattgtttttttttaacttaagaATCACACATTGAGTTTAACTATAATTATTGAAAGAGTTTTAgcattttattttaggatttactACCAAGAAGCCAATAGTAGAATGGTACTTTGCATTATTAGTGGGTTAAGCATAAATGACTAAGTATAAATGGATTTAGATCGTTGGTATTGGCTTCATCAAGAGCctaaccaaatgtaaaatataatgaattttattaaaatagagctatattgaattagtcaaagaGATAAATAAGAATGTTTGAGCTAGAATAATTAAtgggtttcttcaaattttaaggATTATCGTTCACcaatcaaatctattttttattcacttttaatctccaatgGTATTTTTTATTGACGCTTAATCTTCAACCGTCTTGTAGTAATAatgtaataatcaaattaaattattaattaacatatgattagtgtaattgtaaaatatgaaaaaagaaataaaaaatatttttattaaaaatataatataatatttttatttttatggattcaatgactaattcaatgtggagttatggctaggaatctggatgggagacaaatactgattttctgcatagcatacatttcatatttgtcatttattgtacataatttatctttatgcacgttggttgttaacttattgagattttaaggAATCTCATTGTAATAGTCCCACTACCATTTCGGGAGGAATGATAGAAATTGTATTAGGACCAGACGAGGACGGACATGATGGACCGATGATCCGACTGATTGAAGTGGAGTTGAATCTCTATCGAATATTAGACCTTGTTTTGGTGTTCATAGCTTTAACTCTTCGTACTTTAGAGCGTATGAAATAGTTGATTTAATCACCAAGACTTgttattttaagtatattgtaTTAAGGATATGATACCTTTAAGTTCAAACTTATGATGATTATTAATGCTATTgtaatgttttagtttattctaacATGAGTTATATTTAGTTACCTTTATTCCGTTACGATTATTGTATATTACTAGTTACattataatatgtattgtaTATTAATTATCATGAACGGAGAGTATGTAACTTTGTATTGCACGTCCCGACGCTTTAAGTCTCTGTTCTATCCCAAATAGAggtttgggggcgtcacagtttAATTGTTGTTAAATATAAAGATACTATTGGCAATTGTCTTTGAATTTTGCTGTGATGATATTGGTATCCCAACTctttataaagtaaatttgaCCGCCagcaatatatatgttattactAAACAACACAGAATTTATATTCACAtacttctttattattatttcaatcaACAACATCTCAATCATAATGTGTTGTTTTTGTCTCACTGATAGTAGTCAAATGGGTCAAGCTCAAAATCAAgcttcaaattaaaatttaaagtcgctttagggcaggtttggagggtgtgatgagacacaaaattctcatatcatctcatctcatcattacatttttttcaaattcccatataaaatataataaacaattcaacttttttaaatctcaattcaactttttcaaatcccaatacaataataatactaaaacataatattttaaatactaaaataaaacacaaaattctcatctcactctccaaacctacccttaatcTTCTCAGGTCCCTTAAATACAAGCTTAGGCTCTAATTGTGCCAttgctaaatatttttctcattaataTCTCCTCCAATACAATagcaaatttaataattatttcttaatcattagCTAATCCTTCAAATGCCGCTAATAgcattttttgtgatttgaattaataaaattaaaatcataattttgatGATTAAGATCTTGTTATATGTGTCAttgatttaaatgaaaatattaagagATATTGAGAGATGTTAAAGTTTGATAGATTAATAAAGACcactttaataatttaagatatagAAATAAGcaattatttctaaaatttagcATATCAATAAAAGAGAtcgtttttaaaagaaaaatgagaaatgagagattaTTACTTCATGAAAATGGGGCCGTATTGTGAAGGATAAATCGGTAAATTGAACAAAAGAGAAGGAAACCAACTAATGCGCCCTATACCATCCTTCCCTCGTGTGAATGCTCCAGATTTGAGATTACATCTCAGTCGTATCTACCTTGATTTTCCCCCAAACTTTCTCGGGAAAATCTCATTGCTTTCTACACTGCCAAACACCGTCCATCTGTTTTTTGCCCGAACACCCCCTAGATGTCGACATCGGGGCAGCCCCAGTTCCGATACACCCAAACCCCCTCGAAGGTCCTCCACCTCCGCAATCTCCCCTGGGAGTGCATCGAGGAGGAGCTCATCGAGCTCTGCAAGCCATTCGGCAAGATCGTCAACACCAAGTGCAACGTTGGCGCCAATCGCAACCAGGCTTTCGTCGAATTTGTAAGCCTCTCTTTGTATTGGAAGAATTCGTGCTGTTTTTTATTGGAATCTGACCGTATCGCGGAGTATGTAAAGGTTTTACGTTGTTTATACTTGCTTTGTATCTATATGGCTTGACATATAGGGATTTAGTTAGGCATGTATTTGTTCATAAGAGAGGGGTTTTGGTGAGGAACATTTTGGATCTTGGTGAGATGAGATTTTGTTGATTTGGCTTTTCGCTGAACTGGGATTTCCAACTAATGGATACTTTGGGGGTCATTCTATTGCGATGAATTCCATGGAACTGAGAGATAATTTATGGGGTTGATTTAATGGTCTATGGTGTTTTCTTAGTATTTTACCATTTTGCAATGATTTATCTAcgattatttttcaaatccgTTTGGCATGGTAGAAAATGATTAatcagattaaaaaagaaaaagaaaaagaaaaagaaaacgacaGTGGCCCTCCAGAAGATGTACAAATACCCCAGAATTTCAAATGGATTAATTTCCATGTAGGCATCCGCACTCTTAACTCTAAGCTGGTTTTATGGAAATGTATTTGTCCTAAGTACTCACTTTATTGTTggttgtttttaattatttatttctatgtgaatttatttataatagaaaTGTTAACTATTTCAGGAACTTATTAAAAATTGTTAACTATTTCAGGCAGATTTAAATCAGGCCATATCAATGGTTTCATACTATGCATCATCTTCTGAGCCTGCCCAAGTTCGTGGCAAAACTGTG carries:
- the LOC108990460 gene encoding KH domain-containing protein HEN4-like isoform X2, which translates into the protein MAGQRNTYGKRTHSQSDYSDNGGSKRRNPGDDRDQFVIDSEDTVYRYLCPVRKIGSVIGRGGEIVKQLRADTKSKIRIGETVPGCDERVVTIYSSSEETNAFEDSGNHVCPAQEALFKVHDRVVAEDLHDDEDSDGGHQVTARLLVPSDQIGCVIGKGGQIVQNIRGETGAQIRILKDEHLPPCALSSDELVQISGEAPVVKKALHQIASRLHDNPSRSQHLLTSAMSNVYASGGSLMGPSAGAPIVGIAPLMGPYGGYKGDTGDWSRSLYSAPRDEASSKEFSLRLVCPTGNIGGVIGKGGVIINQIRQESGAVIKVDSSTAEGDDCLITISAKEFFEETYSPTIQAAVRLQPRCSEKVERDSGAVSFTTRLLVPTSRIGCLIGKGGSIVTEMRRLTKANIRILSKENLPKVASEDDEMVQISGDLDIAKDALIQVVTRLRANVFDREGAVSAFLPVLPYLPVSAEGSDGINYENRDSKRHGRGHSYSGGYGGSGDLAAADSYGGYGGSQIGGSGSAYGAYGSYSSGRTGSSGIFY
- the LOC108990460 gene encoding KH domain-containing protein HEN4-like isoform X1: MAGQRNTYGKRTHSQSDYSDNGGSKRRNPGDDRDQFVIDSEDTVYRYLCPVRKIGSVIGRGGEIVKQLRADTKSKIRIGETVPGCDERVVTIYSSSEETNAFEDSGNHVCPAQEALFKVHDRVVAEDLHDDEDSDGGHQVTARLLVPSDQIGCVIGKGGQIVQNIRGETGAQIRILKDEHLPPCALSSDELVQISGEAPVVKKALHQIASRLHDNPSRSQHLLTSAMSNVYASGGSLMGPSAGAPIVGIAPLMGPYGGYKGDTGDWSRSLYSAPRDEASSKEFSLRLVCPTGNIGGVIGKGGVIINQIRQESGAVIKVDSSTAEGDDCLITISAKEFFEETYSPTIQAAVRLQPRCSEKVERDSGAVSFTTRLLVPTSRIGCLIGKGGSIVTEMRRLTKANIRILSKENLPKVASEDDEMVQISGDLDIAKDALIQVVTRLRANVFDREGAVSAFLPVLPYLPVSAEGSDGINYENRDSKRHGRGHSYSGGYGGSGDLAAADSYGGYGGSQIGGSGSAYGAYGSYSSGRTGSSGLSGQTPVSRRRNYGY
- the LOC108990460 gene encoding KH domain-containing protein HEN4-like isoform X3, which translates into the protein MAGQRNTYGKRTHSQSDYSDNGGSKRRNPGDDRDQFVIDSEDTVYRYLCPVRKIGSVIGRGGEIVKQLRADTKSKIRIGETVPGCDERVVTIYSSSEETNAFEDSGNHVCPAQEALFKVHDRVVAEDLHDDEDSDGGHQVTARLLVPSDQIGCVIGKGGQIVQNIRGETGAQIRILKDEHLPPCALSSDELVQISGEAPVVKKALHQIASRLHDNPSRSQHLLTSAMSNVYASGGSLMGPSAGAPIVGIAPLMGPYGGYKGDTGDWSRSLYSAPRDEASSKEFSLRLVCPTGNIGGVIGKGGVIINQIRQESGAVIKVDSSTAEGDDCLITISAKEFFEETYSPTIQAAVRLQPRCSEKVERDSGAVSFTTRLLVPTSRIGCLIGKGGSIVTEMRRLTKANIRILSKENLPKVASEDDEMVQISGDLDIAKDALIQVVTRLRANVFDREGAVSAFLPVLPYLPVSAEGSDGINYENRDSKRHGRGHSYSGGYGGSGDLAAADSYGGYGGSQIGGSGSAYGAYGSYSSGRTGSSGGTA